In the Epinephelus lanceolatus isolate andai-2023 chromosome 6, ASM4190304v1, whole genome shotgun sequence genome, one interval contains:
- the LOC144463739 gene encoding uncharacterized protein LOC144463739, translating into MDSFVVDKLTQWQLTDLVDSFKDEGIDEESFLLLDEGTIKQLIPKAGPRLKFLKNFSGFSQDIRQILTGSTEGKLILESLDEENVITIKQRRCLVRILVSHLVEKFGDSPTSETKKSLATALIQAFPCLKDESSSGTVSN; encoded by the exons ATGGACAGCTTTGTCGTAGACAAACTGACACAGTGGCAGCTGACAGACCTTGTTGATAGTTTTAAAG aCGAGGGAATTGATGAGGAGAGTTTTCTTCTTTTAGACGAGGGGACCATCAAACAGTTGATTCCAAAAGCGGGCCCCAGGCTCAAGTTCCTCAAAAATTTTAG TGGATTTTCTCAGGATATCCGGCAGATTCTCACAGGCTCAACTGAAGGCAAGCTGATCCTGGAGAGCCTTGATGAGGAGAATGTGATAACCATTAAGCAGAGACGTTGCCTCGTCCGTATTTTGGTGTCTCATCTCGTGGAGAAGTTTGGAGACAG tcCTACCTCTGAGACCAAAAAGTCCCTGGCTACAGCTTTGATTCAGGCCTTTCCCTGCTTGAAGGACGAATCAAGCAGTGGCACCGTGAGTAATTAA